The nucleotide sequence TTGTCACTGACCAGTTCATCGGGAGCGACCACTGCATAATTTTAACCTATCTTCGAGTAAAGTTCTctcataaaatacaattttcatcCTGGTCGCTGAAGAAAGCTGattggaataaatttcaattaaaatgcATAGACACAATCAATGATTTACTGATATCAGACGACGTAGAAGTTTTTAGTAATAACATATCACATCGCTTGACTGAAGCGGCTCAACAATCCATCCCTTAtaccaaaaatatcaaaaacaaatcgCCAGTTCCTTGGTGGTCATCGGAATGTGATAAAGCTGTTAGATTAAAAAGAGcatcatatttaaaaatgaaaagaacGTGGAATCGGAGTGACATAATAGAATTTAAAAAGCGCAGAGCGGAATGTAGACGGATAATTCTAAAAACCAAAAGAAATAGTTGGATACAATATTGTAATTCGTTGAATAAGCAGAGTAGTCTGTCAACAGTTTGGAATGTTGTCCGAAGCTTCACCGGCACTTCCTGTCATAATAATATACCTACCATACATGACGCCGCTGATAAAATTTTAACAACTGACTTGGATAAGGCTAATATGCTGGGATCTGTGTTTAACTCGGTTAGTAGTACTGATAACTACTGCCAAGGATTTATTTCGCGAAAGGCAGAATTTGAAAGGAACACTTTTAGATCTATTTCAATCGAAAGCAACTTTTCTAGCgaaattaatacaaatttttcaatagaaGAGTTAAAGTTGGCATTGGCATCGAAAAAGAATACGTCCCCTGGTGAAGACGGAATATGTTACGACATGATCAAACACCTTCCCGACATTTCGATGAAGACACttttgtcattttataataaatcttGGGCGTCTAGCTATGTTCCAAGCAAATGGTTGCATTCCACTATAATACCCATACTTAAATCTAATAAACCGGCTACCTCGCCAAATTCCTACAGACCTATAGCTTTAACCAGTCATCTTTGTAAAATTATGGAAACTATGATAGCAAAAAGACTACAATGGTTTTtaactaaaaataatatattaagtGATGATCAAGCAGGTTTTCGTCGTGGAAGATCTACAACTGACAACATATTATGTTTGCACGATGAAGTGTATAAAGCAATCAATAACAAAAGACATGTCGTAGCCGTTTTCTTAGATATCCAACGCGCTTACGATATGATATGGCGTAGTGGACTCATCTCGAAGTTACACGCACTCGGAATTCGAGGACGTATGCTCGTGTGGATAAAATCTTTCCTTCGAAAAAGAACTTTTCAAGTTCGTATCGGATCCACTCTATCCAGAATATTCGAACAAGAAAATGGAATTGTGCAAGGCAGTGTGATCAGTCCCATTCTTTTTTCATTAATGATTAATGATTTACCCGCTAACATAGCGGCATCAGTATGTAAATTTTTTGCAGACGACGGAGCAATCTGGGAATCGGGCCTACAAGTTAGGAAAATAGAAGCTTCAATCCAATCATCTTTAGACGTGATAAGTACATGGTGTCAACAGTGGGGTTTCACAATTTCAAAAGCGAAGTCAACAGCCATGGTTTTTACCAAGGCACGACGAATACACAATATTAGATTGAAAATGAGTGGACAAGTGCTTCCAGTAAAATCAGAGTTTAAATACCTgggaattatttttgataaacgTCTGTCTTACAAACATCATATTAACTACATATATGAGAAATCTCTGAAAAGAATAAACATTTTAAGGCTTCTTACGGGTACATCATGGGGCGCCTCCAAGGAAGCCCTCATCGCTTTATTTCGATCAATAATAAAACCTATTTATGAATATGGAATGGAAGCTTACTTTTTTGCTCCTAATTCCTACCTGAAAAAGATATACTTAATACAAAGCCAGTGTTTAAGAATATGCTGTGGCGCTATGAAAAGTACCTCCATTTTAAGTTTATTAGCAGCTACGGGAGAATTACCTTTACATATCCGACATCTGCAGCTTTGTCTCAATTATAAATTGAACCTCATCTCTATAAATAATCATCCTCTAAAACATATAATTGGAGAATCTTGGCAGGAATACTTTCCCGATTCACCTCTTTCCAAAACATTTAACATGTTGACaagttcgaatattttcaacaatttgGAAGTATCGAGATATCCAGTGTATTACGATGCTCCATGGACGATAGAAAAACCAGATGTTGATTGTGAACTCGTCAATATACTAAAACCGGTTGCAACAAACAATATCAAGGTTGTGAGTAATGATTATATTCAATCTATCTTTGAACATTATACATATGTTTACACTGACGGATCTAAAACAGAGGAAGGAGTTGGCTGTTCTTTTTACGTGCTACAGAGTGAAACTAATATGACCTTTTCATTACCACGAACCCAAACGTCATACACTGCCGAACTTTATGCAATAAGCATGGCAATGGAATGGATAAGCATAAATCGCCCTTCCTCAGTACTGATTCTTTCGGATTGTCTTGGCGCACTTAAAAGTATCGAATGTTTCAATAGTTCATCTCACCATCTGGTTGCGCGAATAATTTGTATACTTATTAATTTGAGAAAAGAAGGTATCAACGTCAAATATATATGGATTCCAGGTCATGTGGGCATATTGGGAAATGAAAGAGCGGATCAGCTTGCAAGATCGTGCATTGGAGACGCCGCTATCGACAATATCCCACATACAGTACAAGAGGCAAAAACTGTAATTAGAAGTATAAGTTTGAATAAATGGAAATTTGAATACCAATCGTCGACCATCGCATCACATTTCAAAATGTTCATTCCGACAGCAGATTCATATCCGAACCTTTCTCTAACGCGATATCCCCAATCAATTATATTCAGACTTCAGACTGGACACTGCAGGCTCTCCCACCATCTTTTTAAAATAGGCTGTCACCCACATGGCGAATGCGATACTTGCTCTGTACAAGAAACTGTAGCccattttttactattttgtccAAAGTATATTaatgaaagaaatattttaataaatcatGCACGTAGTTTAAATATTCCATTTCGAATTAAATACCTACTGTCTGATCCAAAAGTTATTCCTTATGTAATTAGGTTTGTTTATTCAACCCGCAGGTTAATATAGACATAACTTATATACGTATATAATTTTCCGCGTGGCTTATATTTTACACTAATTCCGTATCGTAgggaattttgaaatttattttgaagtaGCGTGTTACTTACACTATGCTGTACGGCTTTTGTGGACCTGTTTTTTgtcagaaaattattttcagtctGGCGCACATAATCCTGGTAATTAAAAGCGCCATaacttttaataataataataataaagctCATCCActggaattaaagaagtttatggataaaagattggatttaaaggtAAATGGTGGACGATCTGTTACGAGTATACTGCGAGGTTTCGAtccttttatgaatctagtcGTGGATGATGGAACAGAGCGTAGAAAAGATGGGATGactgcacctgttggaatggctgaatggtggttgttcgtggaaattcgatattgGTGTTGGAggcattggaacggatacaatgattttaaactgaactaatcgaaaacgacaaaagaacccaacaccccaatccatgatttgtgcatagactgctatggaacatCCAATCCATTTAACGAGCTTGTTTTCtagtaaaaaaaattggtaacGGTGTTacttttgcaatataattgaaCTAGGCCCACAACAGCATCATTTTTCGGCAGCGAGTGTTCTTTAATCCATATATCTATAGGAaaagcacatacacgtctcacattttaatttgaatttataagatattgcccgatgtcacatcgtgtttttgttttttttattgtgttctgactgtttttgggggacgggcacgttcttgtacgtatttaactttattattaagttatgcccgtcctccaggtcctctgtattttgtttgtccctttgttgttgttttgtgttttgttagtatcagagtgaccaaataaaattgattgattgattgaatggATAAACATTGCGCATTATAATTGGAAATGACATTTCCCTTTTGACCCTcgtaagagtggtttcgcgagttggcacctgtaaaatggggtatttatttcaaaccataattctgattcatagcattcaacattgtgttttttaaaagtaccggtgcAGAATTTTAGCTcagtttatcacagctatttatacactaatttttgattactgcaattaaactgaaacccctaagaagacaaagtgatcattgaattatttgatatatGTTCAAATAtgcgaaacacaactgaaaactaatgaatagaattcaaaaacgTGAAAATGAGACACAGTTAATGTTTAGGACCACGCTTGGTAATCTGTCTGAGCAACGATTAACGTACCTGAGCGAGAAAACtatctgagcggatgcgaaaccACGTctctttttgcatcttgctgattggccaatgtcacgaagtaaacgagGAAGTCGATATAGTTTgtgttttgtaatatttatgaaataaatattttttgggtATTCCCTGCAGAGTAAATTCAAAGATTGAAGTCATTATTTGATGGAGCAATGAAATACCTTTTCGTGTAACAATACCAGCCAATCTTTGAAAATCCTGGCCAAATATTACCCTCTGGAAAAGTTAAGGTCAAATGTTACCACATTAGGCGCGTCTCCAAATTCCGATGTGTAAACGGTTGCGAAGGAAGCTGCAGTCGTTGAGGTTTCCGACCGTCATTTTTTTCTAAAGGCTGAGCACACGTAACATGTAGGAAAGCGATACCTCAGTGCTTTAACCACAATCTGTCCCAGATATTAAGTGTAAAGTTGTCGTTGTATcagtattttttattaaacattAACCTTCTGTAGTAGTATTTTACGGTACCGATATTCCGTCAACAATGTCAAATAGATAACATACGGtacaacatttcaaaattaatttcaaggCATTGTGACGAGGCTGTAACGAAGCAACCGTTAGGTCATAGCCTATTAACCCTCGAATTTAATGAGCAGTGAGAGAAATTCAGTTCAAATTCAATACCATATGCCCTCAACCTCTAAACCAactcgaaaaacaaaaaaaaagtgagAAATGGTGACACAGCCTTTTTTTGTTGCGAAAAGAATTGTTTAAACTCAGGAATTTATCCCCGCCTCCTTTTTGCTTCTGCTCTTTTAAATGGTGTTTACTGATATAGGCTATACTTTCGATGAATCTTAATGCTGTAATGTCGATATCCTTTTTGTACTGCCTTTGCATATCCTGCTTGTATAAAGTATAAAGAGAGGTTTgtcaaactttatttttatttttttttaaattacatgTAGTACATTTTTacagaaaattaaattaaactgCTGTACTGAAGCCCTTTCAAACCTTTGTGTATACCACTGTACCACAATGAGGTTTAAAATAAGCATTCCAAAAGATCAACCATCTCAAGAAGTTATATCTTGTGTGGCTTGGAGCTCAGCTAACGAAGTTTTGTCATGTGGTGATGATCATCAAGTTATGAAATGGAACCTTGTCAGTGGAGAGACACAAGTTCTGACCAAGTTTActaatgatgtttattgtaCACATATGCATCGTTTTCCAACTTCAGGACAAGGCGGAAAAAAACAAGGACAGGGCGAACTTTTTGCAGTTACAAGCACAGAGGGTAAATTCAGGTTAATGGCAAGCTCTGGGAGAATTGACAAAACTATAGAGGCACACACTGGTGCTGTTATCAGCGGGAAGTGGAGTCATGATGGTACAGCTTTTGTTACAGTAGGTGAAGATGGTCAGATAAAAATATGGTCGAGATCTGGTATGTTGCGTTCCACTTTATCACAGTTTTCGTCTCCAGTTTATGACGTTGCATGGAGTCCAGAATGTGATCATTTGTTATATACAGCTGGAAAACAGCTAGTTATAAAATCTCTGCAACCTTCAGCAAAACCAGTAACATGGAAAGGCCATGATGAGCTGATTCTGAGGGTGGATTGGAATCCAGTGAGTGGATTAATTCTTTCTGGAGGGGAAGATTGTAAATACAAAGTATGGGATAGTTATGGTCGTCCTATATATACCAGTATTACTCATGACTACCCAATCACGTCATTGTCCTGGTCTCCTGATGGAGAATTGTTTGCTATTGGCTCATATAATACCCTGCGTCTTTGTGATAAATCGGGTTGGTCTCATAGTTTAGAGAAGCCAGCGACTGGAAGCATATTCAATGTAATTTGGAGCAATGATGGTACTCAAGTTGCGTGTGCATGTGCAGCAGGAAAAGTTCTTTTCGCTCATGTGATTGAACAACGTCTTGAGTGGAAAAAATTCGAAGTGAGTGTTGTGAGTCGCAAAACAATTGAAGTACGTGATGTCACGAATAATGCACATGAAGTTTTGGACATGAAGGATCGCATCATCAAAGTGTCACTGGGATATGATCATTTGGTTGTTGTGACATCATCACAGTGTCATGTCTACCACACCACAAACTTCAATACTCCAGTTATATTTGATCTCAAAGAAGGTACTGTTTCTATGATTACTCAATCAGAAAAACATTTCATGCTAACAGAAGCAACAGGAATTACAATATATTCATATGAAGGACGTACTGTGTGCAGTCCTAAACTGCCTCCATCTGTGCGGCCCAGTCTTCTTAGCAACCACATTTTGTCATTGAGTAAGGATGCATTTGCAATTCGAGACAACAATGAGCACCGTGCTGTAACTGTTTTTGAAACCTCATCTGGTAAACCTCTCAATGATAACAAACCTATTTTACACAAACTTGAAGTGCAACAACTTTGTCTGAGCCAATGTGGTTCAATGAAAGAAAGATTTCTTGCTGTGATAGACAAGAATAGGGATTTATACTTGACACCTATCAGAAAACTTGAAGCTCATTACAATACAACAAAGCTGTCAACAATGATGAGATCCATATGTTGGAATGACAACACAAACATGCTCTGTGGTGTTCAAGAAAACAAACTTATTGTATGGTATTACCCATCTGTTGCAACAGTAGATAAGGATATTATGGCTCGAACCGTATTTGAAAAGGACATCGCTGATTGTGGGAAGAATCCCGAACTTCGGGCATTCATTGGTAATACAGCTGTTATACGACAAGCTGCAGGAGCAACAACCACCATTGGCATTCCTCCTTATCCATCTATTCTTCATCAGCTCATGTCATCTGATCGCTCTGAAGAAGCATTGAGACTTTGTCGCTTTGTCAAAGAAACATCACTCTGGGCATGCCTCGCGGCCATGTCAGTTCAAAGGAAAGATCTTTTTACAGCTGAAATGGCATATGCTGCTATAGGTGAAGCTGATAAGGTGGAATATCTGCATCATATCCAGAATATCAAGTCAAAAGAAGGGAGAATGGGGGAGATTTCTCTTTTTTGTGGCAACGTACCAGATGCAGAGGCAACTTTTATTGCAGCTGGCTTAATGTACCGAGCTATCAAGCTGAATGTTGATCTATTTCGATGGGAACGTGCACTGGAACTTGCAACAAAGCATAAAACCCATGTGGACACAGTTCTTGGTTTCAGAGGACTGTATTTACAAAAGTTAGGGAAGCCAGAATCAATCGCAGACTTCAAAAATATGGCAAACAAAGTGGAAGTGAATTGGCAAAATAtcaacaataaaattgaaatggaGTTAGAAAAAGAGGCAGGGAATTAACTTGTAATTAAATGTGTAACAGTGCAGAACTAGCATTGATAAACTCGAACATGTACTTCCATGTTTCTCAATCAATTGATGTATCAACAAAAACCACACATGTACATTTTCCAACCATCTGcttagaaaaaaattccaattgcttatatatatattacttgtaGAACTTATAGGCTAATGTAGTTTTCTCATATTTACCAATCACAGTTTCAACTGTGAAAATTTCATGGTTCAATAATATATTTGTGATTTAAAGTCAAAATGGACAATCTATTTAAAATTAGTTgccaaattcaaattatttttctatattcGTAAATAAGCTGCTGAAATATTCTTTGTATGCTTTATCAGCCTGTTCttcttttatttcattattttacacCTATTTCTCATGTATCCCATATATTGAACTAGAAtaaaaagtgtttgaagtaAGATTAGAATTCGAAAGTGAACAATATAGATTAGCCTCACCAGGTTCCAAATATAATACGATACATGTTGTATCGGTTTCTATCCTACgatgtattaaaatatttaactgTGGTGGTGTCCATTatactgttttattttgtaattttctgaaCTCAGCTGTAATTTATTATTACGTTttctgtaaattttatttttttacttcaaGTTGTGAATTGTATTCATAGTGTATTATAGCATATTGATTATTAGAATCAATGAATGGAAGGTCTCGAGTATAGAACTTTTAGTTGGGGTTGTTCAATCTAAACTATCTGCTAACACCCGCTCATCATTGTTTTACTAATCGGCAATTAAAACAGATCATATTCTCACCCTAGATAAAAATTCTTCAAGAGACAATACCAACACATGTGAAGTGTTCGTGAATTGAAAATAGTGTTTTCAGCTAATGGCAACTTTAAGCTGCAATCTATGTTTGGGCAACATGGGTGTATCAATGTCTAACCCAAAACGCACCAAATCAAGTTGCAATATATCAATCATGCCCTGTCCATGACGTATTACGAAACTTGTTAGTTTTGGTTTGAAATTAAATCTCTAAACTTTTTTCGTAGCAGCAATCGAGGAATCATCCAATGAAGTTTCCTTACACAACCACGCCGTTTGGGCATGAAaagaagttattttttttttaacactGTAAGTTTAATGCGGTAGGAAATtgcatcaaaattgaaaatgaagcaTTCTACTGGACGATGATGAACGAACGATGACATTAGGTATGGAAAAAGATAGATATATTGCCACAATAACCATTGAATTTAGGACTCATCCGTAGCGGGATATTGGGCTTACAGCAAGGTGGGTTCACGCAACTTTAGAGATTAAGGTGAAATTTTCGTTGAATGCTGTTTATTCATTGGCCACCaggtgtacatatggatcgaaATTCATGCGCGGTGGACATGCAGTCAAAACTGCTCCGCAAGACCGGGTTGGTCTTCCTCAAAAAATTCGCACCAATGTGAACTGCGAAATATGAACTTTTGTCAGAAAATTTAAACCTAAGTGTTTCAAAGAAATATCCTAATGGAAGAAGTATATTTATTGTAAAGTGGAAGCTTTTCTCTGTCGATATGATTCCCACAAAGTTTTTACCGTAGAAAACATTAAACCCTAAGACTAAGCAAGTTTGTGGCCAGTCCACAATGTGGAAGAGGCACATTTTTTTTCCATATTATGACGTGTCACTACGCTTATCCGTGCATTTTGATCCAAACAAGAGATAGATAAAGCAGATATCTAACAATATTCTAAACCTAACACAATCTCTCGGCAAACTTGCTTCGGTGTCGCAGTTATCCAAGCTATTTAAgcgcattttcatctatctcgAACGACGATTATTTCATTTAGACAAATGGATATTGATTGTAGGCCAGGAAATCATCGGGTTCTCAGTAAACCGGTCAAAAATAGATCAAAATTGTGTTAAAAAGACGTACAAATTTGTGCCTCACTGAAAATGCCGCAAAATAGCATTTGGGAAAAAATATTGGGGGGGGTCATGGGCCATGGCCCCTCATCTCTCTGTCTGCGCCCATGAGACCAAGTAGCCTAGTGTTTTGAAAGAAATGCAATTCTTGGATTTTGTATACGTCAAATGTCTGAAATATTCcgtatttttatattgttgtaCTCACCTTTTGTCAGGTTGGTACTTTtattcaatcaatcatttattttggttctctgaaataaacaatacaaaaagtaaacagacaaacaaaatgcagagatacctgggaGACGGGCATAACTTGAAAAAGTCAAAAAGCGTACAATGTATACTTTGGGTACTAAAACGCGATTTACAGTCGGGCAATACTTTGGaagcaatttaacaaaaacagcaaattgaagtaaataattgaatgcaataaaccagcgaccagcggttacgtgaaccacccaacgacggcgaggagtccagcaatcctttcgcacataaccatccctgcatgggattcgaacctgcgaacccatgcagagtaattacaggtgcggtggcgagcgtattcctaacgctcagcccgttgagccacaccgccgcgccgatcTGCTtaacaattaatttttattctcCCAATTGAATTTTCATTGGGGCATCAGCAACATGCGACACTATCTCCTCATTTATCCAATGGAAACAGTATttcaaagacaatttatttGGACATTTCAAAGCTTTAGAAAGAGTTTGCAGAACGGAATCTTGCACTAAATACTGTCGCAACACAAATCTGGTTGAATTTGGctattttggaaatatttttatatgataaAAAGTTGTTCTCGATCACAAGACGTTTGCAGCATACTTTTAAACGTCGGGACTCAATTGTCAGACCTATGTCGTTTTTAATACATATACGCTAATGATTTTCAGGGCCAAACTACTAGTGCTTGTGTAAACTATACATGTTACACTTATTGCATGTGTTTCCACGCATTTAGGCTCGGCTTCCagtgtattgacatttttatctACCAATAACTTGTAATGCCAAAGTATTTTCTGTTTAATTTCGGTAATGTTAGTTGGCTGACTTCTTTCAAGTAGCCTACTTTCGTTTCTTTTTAGTCTAAAATTGAGATgaggaaattttaatttttcagaaggaaTATGTTGCAGTAGGCTATACTTTGGCCTTTTTACCCAAAGGGCGCTTTTGgttattcaataatttcaacCACACCGAGTTAGATGGCCTCACTCTGGCCTTTTGAATATAGCATTTTCGAACCACCTTGAGATAAGTCAATGCAACTTTCTATTTACTGATTTCTATGTAGGCTACTACTATTTGCTAATTTAGGCTTTTTATTCCAACCGAAGCATTCGATTTTGTTTATCTACATTTCTGGAACAAAATCATATCTAAATACCATAATTTTGATAGTAGTAACGATTTTATGATTAAATTTTCTGACTTGAAGAGTCCCGCCATTTCCATCTATTGCTCACCTTCTGTAGGGGAAGGTGGGCCACGGGGCACAGGGGAAGGTGGGCCACGGGGCACAGGggaaatcagctctcacactcaTATTATATTCGGAATCAGGTCTACGGTTCAATGTTTGTTTTCCgtccttcggtgagttacaacgtccccgtaAATGTCACCATTTCAGTTTTTTCCTACTTGACCTTTTTCCTACGCCAACAGGACGAACctccgtctgatatttttcagctataGTCAGACCACTGTAAAATAATTATGAcattggcgagtggatgtgccttcctaATCCCGACGTAGAACAGTCAGGAAatatttgggtactcccgaagtatgtgaaccaagatgacagacaccggaacgtagtatgtgtaccagattagggttaggccataatttcagatacaaataccaCGGGAGTCATTTGACTAGTAttcaaactcgtaataaaactaacataaggaaaatcggaataaaattatggctcaaccctaacctggttcacatactacgttccggtgtttgccatcttggtgcacataccaTGGGAGcgtcaaaatttgttttctatGGGGAACAAtagaccggggttcagtgggataTGCTCCACTACGTCAAATTCGGCAGTGTTTGATTCGTTGGGTGTTTAGAGGTCTAGA is from Styela clava chromosome 9, kaStyClav1.hap1.2, whole genome shotgun sequence and encodes:
- the LOC120340143 gene encoding intraflagellar transport protein 80 homolog, producing the protein MRFKISIPKDQPSQEVISCVAWSSANEVLSCGDDHQVMKWNLVSGETQVLTKFTNDVYCTHMHRFPTSGQGGKKQGQGELFAVTSTEGKFRLMASSGRIDKTIEAHTGAVISGKWSHDGTAFVTVGEDGQIKIWSRSGMLRSTLSQFSSPVYDVAWSPECDHLLYTAGKQLVIKSLQPSAKPVTWKGHDELILRVDWNPVSGLILSGGEDCKYKVWDSYGRPIYTSITHDYPITSLSWSPDGELFAIGSYNTLRLCDKSGWSHSLEKPATGSIFNVIWSNDGTQVACACAAGKVLFAHVIEQRLEWKKFEVSVVSRKTIEVRDVTNNAHEVLDMKDRIIKVSLGYDHLVVVTSSQCHVYHTTNFNTPVIFDLKEGTVSMITQSEKHFMLTEATGITIYSYEGRTVCSPKLPPSVRPSLLSNHILSLSKDAFAIRDNNEHRAVTVFETSSGKPLNDNKPILHKLEVQQLCLSQCGSMKERFLAVIDKNRDLYLTPIRKLEAHYNTTKLSTMMRSICWNDNTNMLCGVQENKLIVWYYPSVATVDKDIMARTVFEKDIADCGKNPELRAFIGNTAVIRQAAGATTTIGIPPYPSILHQLMSSDRSEEALRLCRFVKETSLWACLAAMSVQRKDLFTAEMAYAAIGEADKVEYLHHIQNIKSKEGRMGEISLFCGNVPDAEATFIAAGLMYRAIKLNVDLFRWERALELATKHKTHVDTVLGFRGLYLQKLGKPESIADFKNMANKVEVNWQNINNKIEMELEKEAGN